AAGGGCACCTTCTTAACGCACGCCGGCCGCCCTGACGTCAAGGCTGCGCAGGCCGCGGGTGATCCGGCCGGAACGCCGTGCCGACCGGCGGCCAGGCGGATCAGGTGGCCAGGCGGATCAGGTGGCCAGGCGGATCAGGTGGCCGAGCGCCCAGTCGGCGTCGGCGCCGTCGTCGTACCGGCCGCGCCACATCGCCTCGGGGCTCTCGATGGCCTCCACTCCGGCAGCGGTGTGCCGAGCCCGTCCTCGAGGCCGTGCGCGACATCGGGATCCGTGCCGCCACCAGGTACGACCGTCCACTCCGGCCAGCCCGCAGCCCACCCGCCCGAAAGCGTTAAGAAGGGCACCTTCTACTACGGAAAGCGATAACAAGGTGCCCTTCCTTTCGGGGGTTTCGGGGGCGGGTGGCATGAGGTAGAAGTGGGCATGGCTGAGAGACCACGGTGGATCCCGGGTGCGCCCGGGGTGGTGACGTTGCGCGGGTACGAGCAGAGCTGGCTGCGCGGGGACGTGCTCGCGGGGGCGACCGTCGCGGCGTACCTGATCCCGCAGGTGATGGCGTACGCGGGCCTGGCCGGGCTGCCGCCCGTCGCCGGGCTCTGGGCGGCGCTGCCCGCGCTGGCGCTCTACGCGCTGCTCGGCTCGTCGCGGCAGCTGTCGGTCGGGCCGGAGTCGACCACCGCGCTGATGACGGCCACGGTGATCGCGCCGCTGGCGGCGGGAGATCCCGGCCGGTATGCGGCGCTGGCCGCCGGGCTCGCCGTCATCGTCGGTCTGCTGTGCCTGGTCTCCTGGGCGGTGCGGCTGGGGTTCGTGGCCGACCTGCTGTCCAAGCCGATCCTGGTCGGCTACATGGCGGGCGTCGCGGTCATCATGATCATCGGTCAGCTGGAGCGGCTCACCGGCATCCCCGTCGAGGGCGGCACGCTGCTGGGCGAGGTGTGGTCGTTCGTCAAGGGCATGGGCCAGGCGCACCTGGCCACCGTCGTGCTCGCCGTGCTCGTGCTGGCGTTCCTCTACCTCGTCCAGCGGCAGTGGCCGAAGCTGCCCGGCCCGCTGCTCGCGGTGCTGCTGGCCACGGCCGCCACCGCGGTGTTCGGGCTGCAGGACTACGGCATCGACACGGTCGGCGCGGTGCCGTCCGGGCTGCCGGCGTTCGCGCTGCCGGACCTGTCGGACTTCCAGGACCTGCTGCTGCCCGCCGTCGGCGTGATGCTGGTCGGGTACACCGACAACATGCTCACCGCCCGCGCCTTCGCCGCCCGCCACCGCCAGGAGGTCGACGCCGACCAGGAGCTGTTCGCCCTCGGCGTGGCCAACCTCGGCGCGGGCATGCTGCGCGGCTTCCCGGTGAGCAGCAGCGGCAGCCGCACCGCCCTGGCCGACGCGGCGGGCGCGCGCAGCCAGGTCTACTCGCTGAGCGCGCTGGTGCTGGTCGTGTGCACGCTGCTGTTCGCCGGGCCGCTGCTCTCGGCGTTCCCCAGCGCCGCGCTCGGCGCGATCATCGTGTACGCGGCGCTGCGCCTGATCGACCTGCCCGGCTTCCGGCGGCTGGCCGCGTTCCGGCGCAGCGAGCTGCTGCTGGCGCTGGCCGCCTGCGCGGGCGTGCTGGTCTTCGACATCCTCTACGGCGTGCTCGCCGCGGTGGCGCTGTCGGTGGCCGAGATGCTGGCCCGGGTGGCCCGCCCGCACGACGCGGTGCTGGGCATCGTGCCGGGGGTGGCGGGTATGCACGACGTGGACGACTACCCGCAGGCGCGCACCGTGCCCGGCCTGATGATCTATCGGTACGACTCGCCGCTGTTCTTCGCCAACGCACAGGACCTGCGGCGGCGGGCGCTGGCCGCGGTCAGCGAGGCACCGGAGGTGAAGTGGTTCGTGCTCAACGCCGAGGCGATCGTCGAGGTCGACTACACCGCGATGGAGGCGGTCGAGGAGCTGCGCCGCGAGCTGACCCAGCGCGGCATCGTCTTCGGCATGGCCCACGTCAAACAGGAACTCATGGACGAAATGGTGTCATTCGGCCTGGCCGACGCGGTCGGCCGCGATCACCTGTTCCACACCCTGCCCACGGTCGTCGCGGCGTACCGCAAGGAGCATCCCGAGATACCGGCCTGATCGGCGAAGTCCTGGTCACGGGGCCTCTCGCGGGACGAACATGGTGGGGGAGGGAGTTGGTGCCATGTTCCGCAACCGCAGCGACGCCGGCCACCGGCTGGCGCAGATGCTCACCTTCCTCCACGACGCCGACGTGGTGGTGCTCGGGCTGCCCCGGGGCGGCGTGGTCGTCGCCGCCGAGGTGGCCCGTGCCCTGCGCGCCCCGCTCGACGTGCTCGTGGTGCGCAAGCTCGGCGTGCCGTACCAGCCCGAGGTCGCCATGGGCGCGGTGGGGGAGGACGGCGTACGCGTGCTCAATCCGACCGTGATCGAGGCCGCGGGCGTCTCCGCGGCGGCCCTCGACCGGGTCGAGCAGGCCGAGCGCGCCGAGCTCGACCGCCGGGTGCAGCGTTACCGCCACGGCCGCGACGCCGAGGCGCTGGCCGAGCGCACCGTGGTCGTGGTCGACGACGGCATCGCCACCGGTGCCACCGCGCGGGCCGCCTGCCAGGTGGCGCGGGCCCGGGGCGCGGCGCACGTGGTGCTGGCCGTCCCGGTGGCCGCGGCCGACACCGCCGAGGACATGCGCGCCGTCGCCGACCAGGTGGTCTGCGTCGACACGCCGCGGTTCTTCATGGCCGTGGGCGAGCACTACGACGACTTCCGGCAGACCTCGGACGAGGAGGTCGTGGCGCTGCTGGAGGGTTCGGCGCACATCCTGGAGGGGAGGCACCCGCGATGAGTTCGATGAAGCGCTGGAACGTGGAGATCTTCGTCGGTGAGGACGAGGGACGCACCTACGCCGAGGCCCGCATGCTCGACGACGACATCGGCGACCGCCTGATCGGCGTGGGCCGGGCCAAGCTCAACCCCGAGGACACCGACGTGCCGGAGATCGGCGACGAGCTGGCGGTGGCCCGCGCGCTGTCCGACCTCGGGCACCGGATGCTGGTCACCGCCGCGAGCGACATCCAGCGGGCGACCGGGCAGAACGTACGGCTCACCCATTGAAATACGCGATACGTGTTAGCCACGGGGATGCCGAGGGTAGGGGGCGGTTCATGGCGAACTTCCGGATCGTGGTCGGCGTGGACGGTTCCGAGGGCGGCCGGCGGGCGCTGCGCTGGGCGGTGCACGAGGCGGCCGGACGCGGCGGCACCGTACAGGCGGTCGCCGCGTGGCGCTGGGACGAGGTCGACGACGACGTCATCGGCTCGGCCGCCCGCGAGGACGCGACGGCGATGCTGGACCGCGAACTGGGCGCGCTGCCGCCGTTCCAGCGGGAGGGCGTGAGCATCGCCGGTGAGGTGGTCGAGGGCCGGGCCGCCGACGTGCTCGCCGCCGCCGCGGCCGACGCCGACCTGCTGGTGCTGGGCAGCCACGGCACCAGCAGGCTGATGCACACCGTGCTCGGCTCGGTCAGCGAGGAGTGCATCGGCAAGGCCAGCTGCCCCGTGGTCGTCGTGCCCGTCGGCCACGAACTGCCCCACCCCGCCGAGCTTGCGATCCCCGACCCGGCGAACTGACCGCCGGATCCGCCGGACGTCACCCTCCCGGGCGACCGGCGGACCGGGACTGTCGGGAACGTGTACCGGTGGCAGTCGGCCACCGCACAGTTCGAACGTGCCGCAGGCCGCATGCTCGACCGATGACGACATCGGGAGCGGGTCCGACCAGGCGCCGGCTGCTCGCCGGCCTGGGCGGCCTGGCGGCGCTCACGCTGCTGCCGGGCTGCAGGGAGGCCATCGAGGCGGCCGCGGACAGCTGCCCCGAGGATCCGGCCGAGTCCGGCGGCGTCACCTGGAACCCGGACATCGGCCGCCCCGTGTTCTGGGGCGTGCACGACCTGACCGCAGCGGCTCACGGCACGCCTCGCGACCTGCGGATCTACTACCCGGCCTACGACGGCGCGACCGCGAATGCGCCCATGCTCAAGCTCTGCCTGACCCGCTGGCCCATGGTGCTGCTGCTGCACGGCCAGCCGCCGCGGGGTGTGTCGCTCGCGGGCTATCACGCGCGCTGGGAGCGGTTCGCGGCGGTGCTGGCGCGCTGCGGGTACGTCGTCGTGGTGCCCAGCCATCCGGCACAGCTCGCGCAGAACGGCGCCGATCCGGCGATCGCCGCGGCGGGCGCCGACCTCGCCTGGGTGCGCGACAGCTGGGAGCACCGGCGCTGGGTGGACGCCCGGGCCGAGTCCACCGCCGTGGTGGGGCACTCGTACGGCGGCCTGCTGGGTGCCCGGGTCATGGCGGCCAACCCCGGCTTCGCCGCGTTCGTCAGCCTCGGCGCTCCGTACGGCGAGCTGAACGATCGCAGCGCCGTGCTCACCGGGATCGGCCGCCCGACGTTCTTCGCCTGGGCGGAGGGCAACGGCGGCGGCCTGTTCCTGGAGAACCTGGGCCCGCCGGCGAACGTGTGGGACGGCCTGCCCCAGCCCCGGTATGCCGCGGTGTACCAGGGTGAGCACTTCGACTATCTGCGCCCGCAGGATGCCGGCACCGACCTGCGCGGCCCGTGCCCGCTGGTCGGCGGCGCGATGGCGGACCTGGTGGCGCTGTTCCTGTCCGCGCACGCGCCGGTGCCGCTGGGTCGCACGCGGGTCGGTGTCGACCTGAAGCCGCCGCAGGTGGAGCTGACGCCGGAGCAGCAGTTCTTCGCCGGGGGGCACCTGCAGGGCGTGGCGCAGTTCCAGTCCGCCCCGGGGTGCCGTCTGGACCTGCGCTGGAACCTCGACGGCCAGACGGGCGGCCGCAAGCTCGGCCCCTGACGGCGGACGGCCCGGCGGCGCCGCTCGGCGATGACACAATGATGTCGTGCCTTGGCAGGATATTTCGGACAGCAAGACGGGACGGCGGCCGTGTACGGCCTGATCAGCCTCGCGATCGTGCTGATCGCCTGGGCGACCGTCTCGGCCCGCGCGGCGCGCTACAGCGTCACCGTTCCCGTCGCGCTGCTGCTGGCCGGGCTGCTGCTCGCGGTCGGCGACGAGCCGGCGGTCCGCCTCGACCTGGCGTCCCCCGCCATGCAGCACCTGCTGCAGGCGACGCTCGCACTGGTGCTGTTCACCGACGCCACCGAGATCAGCCTGCGCCGCCTGCGCGAGGCAGGTCACCTGCCGCTGCGCCTGATCCTGATCGCGCTCCCGCTGACCGTGGCCGCCGGGTTCCTGCTCGGCGTCGCGCTGTTCCCGCTGGCGGGCGCGTGGGTGCTCGCGCTGGTGGCGGCGGCGCTGGCGGCCACCGACTCCAGCCTCGCCGCGGTGCTGGTGCACGACCGGCGCATCCCGCACGACCTGCGCACGGCGGTCACCGTGGAGAGCGGCCTGAACGACGGCCTGGCCGCGCCGCTGGTGCTGGCGTTCCTCGCCGCGGCCGTCGCCGCCGACCACGACCGGCAGGCGGGCCAGGTGCTGGGGCAGACGGTCCGCGAGATCGCGTTTGCCCTGGTAGTGGGCGTGCTCGTCGGCGGGGCGGCGGCCCGGCTGCTGAGGGCGGCCCGCAAGCGTGGCTGGAGCACAGCCCGCGCCGAGCGGCTGGCGTACCTGGCGATCGCGCTGCTCGCCTTCGAGGCGGCGCACGCGGTGCACGGCAACGGCATCGTGGCCGGGTTCGTGGCGGGCATGGCCGTGCGGGCGGTGGACCAGGACCTGCCCGAGGCGCACCTGCAGACCGCGCACGACGTGGTCGGGCTGCTGGCGGCCGGGGTGTGGTTCCTGTTCGGCTCCCTCATCCCACAGGTCATCGGCGACGTGCTCAACTGGCGGATCGTGCTGTACGCCGTGCTGAGCCTGACCCTGGTCCGGATGCTGCCGGTCGCGGCGAGCCTGATCGGCCTGCGCCGGTTCAAGCGCGAGGTGCTGCTGCTGTCCTGGCTCGGGCCGCGCGGCCTGCCCAGCGTCATCTTCGCGCTGATCGCCCTGCAGCAGCTCACCGGCCCGCCCGCAGCCCTGGTCGCCGCGCTCGTCATGGCCACGGTGCTGCTCAGCGTGCTCGCACACGGCCTGTCGGCGGTGCCGATCGCCGAGCGCTGGACCGACCCGCGCAGCCGCGTCCCTGCGGCCGAGCGGACCTGAGGCCCGATTCATGATCGCTCGGCGGCCGTAGCTCAGCCGAGCACGGCGGCCAGACCGAGCAGCACCACGGTGACCCCGGCCAGGATCGCCAGCAGCGGCCAGACCCAGCGCAGGTAGCGGCCGTACGGGACGCGGGCGATGGCCAGCCCGCCCATCACCACCGCCGAGGTCGGGATGAACAGGTTCATCAGGCCGTTGGCGCTCTGGTACGCCGTCACCACCAGGTCCTGCGGCACCCCGAGGAACCCGGCGAGCGGCGCCATGATCGGCATCGCCACGGTGGCCAGGCCGGACGACGACGGGATCAGGAACGACAGCGGCAGGAACAGCGCGTACATGACGATCGCGAAGCCGGCCGCGCCCACGTCGCCCAGCGCCAGCTCGGCCCAGTGCAGCACGGTGTCGGTGATCTGGCCGTTGTTCATGATCACGGTGATGCCGCGGGCGATGCCGATGATCAGCGCCACCCCGAGCAGGTCGCGCCCGCCGTCCACGAACGAGCTGGTCAGCTTGCCCTCGTTCATGCCGCCGAGCAGGCCGATGATGACGGAGAAGAACAGGAACGACGCGGTCATCTCCGGGAACCACCACCACAGTGTGGGCAGCGGGACGCCGAGGTCGGACCAGGGGATGACGGCGTACATCATCACCACGAAGGCGAGCCCGAACACGGCGAGGATGGCCTTGTGCCGCCCGGTGAGCTGCCGCTGCGCGTCGTCGGCCGACAGCTTGAAGTGCGCGTCGTTGTCCGCCTTCATGTCGGCGACCAGCGATTTCGCCGGGTCGCGGCGCACCCGCTCGGCGTAGCGCATCACGAACCAGATGCCCACGGCCAGGCTGATCAGCAGGATCAGGATGCGCAGGCCGATGCCGTCGCTGATCGGGATGCCCGCGAAGCCGGACGCGATGCCGGTGGCGAACGGGTTGATGGTCGAGCCGAGCACCCCGATGCCGCAGCCCAGCAGCAGGATCGCCGCCGCGGTCACGGTGTCGTACCCGGCGGCGACCATGACCGCGATGACCAGGGCGTAGAAGGCCAGGCTCTCCTCGGCCATGCCGAACGTGGTGCCGCCCAGCGCGAACACCGACATCAGGATCGGGATCATCCACTTCTCCCGGCCCCGCAGTCGGGCGACCAGCTGCCCGATGCCGGCCTGGATCGCGCCGGTCTGCATGGTGACCCCGAGGAAGCCGCCGATGACGATGATGAACAGGGCCACGTCGATCGCGCCGAACAGCACGCCGCTGTTGTAGTAGCTGATCGTCCCGGCCTCGTCCTCGATGCCGTAGAGGCCGTTGATCGGCGCGGTGAGCGAGTCGACCACGATGCGCTGCGGCGTCGCGGGCACCTCGTGATAGGTGCCCGGCACCGGGTTGCCCTCGGCGTCGCTGTCGTACGCCCCGGCCGGGATCAGCCAGGTCGCGACCGCCATCACCACGATCAGCCCGAACAGGATGGTGTACGCCGAGGGCAGCGTGAACCGGGACCGCTTCGGCGCGGGCGCGGCCTGCTCAGGGTGCTCGCTCATCGACGTCTCCCGTCTCCGGCTCGGGCGGCACGGTCGCCACCTTGAAGCCCAGGAAGCCGTAGAGCACGTCCAGCACCGGGCTGAGCAGGTTGAAGAAGCAGTAGGGCAGGTATGCCGCGGTCGGCACGCCCAGCACCCCGGAGATGTACGCCCCGCAGGTGTTCCACGGCACCAGCACCGAGGTGACCGTGCCGGAGTCCTCCACGGCCCGCGACAGCACCTCGGGGGCCAGGCCGCGCCGGGCGAACTCGTCGCGGAACATGCGGGCCGGCAGCACGTCGGCGACGTACTGCTCACCGGCGATGACGTTGAGCCCGATGGCGCTGGAGTTGGCGGCCAGGATCAGCGTGCCGCGGCTGCGGGCCCGGGCCACGATCGGCGCGAGCAGCCGCTGCAGGAACCCGGCGTGCTCCATGACCGCGGCGAACGACAGCGCGCCCAGGATCAGCCAGACCGTGGTGAGCATGCCGGCCATGCCGCCCCGGGAGAACAGCTCGTCC
The Catellatospora sp. IY07-71 DNA segment above includes these coding regions:
- a CDS encoding SulP family inorganic anion transporter — its product is MAERPRWIPGAPGVVTLRGYEQSWLRGDVLAGATVAAYLIPQVMAYAGLAGLPPVAGLWAALPALALYALLGSSRQLSVGPESTTALMTATVIAPLAAGDPGRYAALAAGLAVIVGLLCLVSWAVRLGFVADLLSKPILVGYMAGVAVIMIIGQLERLTGIPVEGGTLLGEVWSFVKGMGQAHLATVVLAVLVLAFLYLVQRQWPKLPGPLLAVLLATAATAVFGLQDYGIDTVGAVPSGLPAFALPDLSDFQDLLLPAVGVMLVGYTDNMLTARAFAARHRQEVDADQELFALGVANLGAGMLRGFPVSSSGSRTALADAAGARSQVYSLSALVLVVCTLLFAGPLLSAFPSAALGAIIVYAALRLIDLPGFRRLAAFRRSELLLALAACAGVLVFDILYGVLAAVALSVAEMLARVARPHDAVLGIVPGVAGMHDVDDYPQARTVPGLMIYRYDSPLFFANAQDLRRRALAAVSEAPEVKWFVLNAEAIVEVDYTAMEAVEELRRELTQRGIVFGMAHVKQELMDEMVSFGLADAVGRDHLFHTLPTVVAAYRKEHPEIPA
- a CDS encoding phosphoribosyltransferase, which codes for MFRNRSDAGHRLAQMLTFLHDADVVVLGLPRGGVVVAAEVARALRAPLDVLVVRKLGVPYQPEVAMGAVGEDGVRVLNPTVIEAAGVSAAALDRVEQAERAELDRRVQRYRHGRDAEALAERTVVVVDDGIATGATARAACQVARARGAAHVVLAVPVAAADTAEDMRAVADQVVCVDTPRFFMAVGEHYDDFRQTSDEEVVALLEGSAHILEGRHPR
- a CDS encoding DUF1876 domain-containing protein, which codes for MSSMKRWNVEIFVGEDEGRTYAEARMLDDDIGDRLIGVGRAKLNPEDTDVPEIGDELAVARALSDLGHRMLVTAASDIQRATGQNVRLTH
- a CDS encoding universal stress protein encodes the protein MANFRIVVGVDGSEGGRRALRWAVHEAAGRGGTVQAVAAWRWDEVDDDVIGSAAREDATAMLDRELGALPPFQREGVSIAGEVVEGRAADVLAAAAADADLLVLGSHGTSRLMHTVLGSVSEECIGKASCPVVVVPVGHELPHPAELAIPDPAN
- a CDS encoding cation:proton antiporter is translated as MAGYFGQQDGTAAVYGLISLAIVLIAWATVSARAARYSVTVPVALLLAGLLLAVGDEPAVRLDLASPAMQHLLQATLALVLFTDATEISLRRLREAGHLPLRLILIALPLTVAAGFLLGVALFPLAGAWVLALVAAALAATDSSLAAVLVHDRRIPHDLRTAVTVESGLNDGLAAPLVLAFLAAAVAADHDRQAGQVLGQTVREIAFALVVGVLVGGAAARLLRAARKRGWSTARAERLAYLAIALLAFEAAHAVHGNGIVAGFVAGMAVRAVDQDLPEAHLQTAHDVVGLLAAGVWFLFGSLIPQVIGDVLNWRIVLYAVLSLTLVRMLPVAASLIGLRRFKREVLLLSWLGPRGLPSVIFALIALQQLTGPPAALVAALVMATVLLSVLAHGLSAVPIAERWTDPRSRVPAAERT
- a CDS encoding YfcC family protein, producing MSEHPEQAAPAPKRSRFTLPSAYTILFGLIVVMAVATWLIPAGAYDSDAEGNPVPGTYHEVPATPQRIVVDSLTAPINGLYGIEDEAGTISYYNSGVLFGAIDVALFIIVIGGFLGVTMQTGAIQAGIGQLVARLRGREKWMIPILMSVFALGGTTFGMAEESLAFYALVIAVMVAAGYDTVTAAAILLLGCGIGVLGSTINPFATGIASGFAGIPISDGIGLRILILLISLAVGIWFVMRYAERVRRDPAKSLVADMKADNDAHFKLSADDAQRQLTGRHKAILAVFGLAFVVMMYAVIPWSDLGVPLPTLWWWFPEMTASFLFFSVIIGLLGGMNEGKLTSSFVDGGRDLLGVALIIGIARGITVIMNNGQITDTVLHWAELALGDVGAAGFAIVMYALFLPLSFLIPSSSGLATVAMPIMAPLAGFLGVPQDLVVTAYQSANGLMNLFIPTSAVVMGGLAIARVPYGRYLRWVWPLLAILAGVTVVLLGLAAVLG